From a region of the Nyctibius grandis isolate bNycGra1 chromosome 12, bNycGra1.pri, whole genome shotgun sequence genome:
- the TMED6 gene encoding transmembrane emp24 domain-containing protein 6, with amino-acid sequence MLLLVLLTLLGPTGCPRTEPLSGSSQEPLFRGADRYDFAVVIPAGAVECFWQFAHQSGNFFFSYEVQRATGIGSNRNILATASDPNGFQLGASQHVRGQINFLTKETGFYQLCLDNQQNHFGLMQVYLNFGVYYEGFDGENKQPEERKELNDTLEAIGVSIQKLQLHIFHMWRFYNFARMRKGADSFLLESNYNYVNWWSMAQSCVIVLAGVLQLYFLKRLFAVQPSGRQTC; translated from the exons atgctgctgctggtgctgctgacGCTGCTGGGCCCCACCGGCTGCCCCAGGACCGAGCCCCTGAGCGGCTCCAGCCAGGAGCCCCTCTTCCGTGGGGCTGATCGCTACGACTTCGCCGTCGTCATCCCCGCCGGCGCCGTGGAGTGCTTCTGGCAGTTCGCGCACCAGAGCGGCAACTTCTTCTTCAGCTACGAG GTCCAGCGGGCGACAGGGATCGGCAGCAACAGGAACATCCTGGCCACGGCGAGCGACCCCAACGGCTTCCAGCTCGGCGCTTCCCAGCACGTGCGAGGACAGATCAACTTCCTCACCAAGGAGACAG GTTTCTACCAGCTGTGCCTGGACAACCAGCAAAACCACTTTGGCCTCATGCAGGTGTATCTCAACTTCGGGGTCTACTATGAAGGCTTCGACGGGGAAAACAAGCAGCcggaagagaggaaagagctgAACGACACCCTGGAAGCGATCGGG GTCAGCATCCAGAAGCTGCAGCTCCACATCTTCCACATGTGGCGGTTCTACAACTTCGCCCGCATGCGGAAAGGGGCCGACTCCTTTCTCCTTGAGTCCAACTACAACTACGTCAACTGGTGGTCGATGGCCCAGAGCTGCGTCATCGTCCTCGCCGGCGTCCTGCAGCTCTACTTCTTGAAGCGCCTCTTCGCCGTGCAGCCCTCGGGCAGGCAGACGTGCTAG
- the TERF2 gene encoding telomeric repeat-binding factor 2 has product MVGKRGRAARREGMAARGGLCEETVNGWVLQFYFHQAMAAYRSGRNRDFRQLRDVMQALLVRPLEKEPVVAQMLRIMQLLSRIEEGENLDCTFDKESELTPLESALGVLELIQREFSVAEKTMETVQKMVKEAAVIVCIKNREFDKASKIVKRHMGKEPKGQKKRNELLAVIREKNFTHPVVKNFSYKNFQQSVFQFLKAYVDDSEPLLLTIMKKTLNSKRAREPKYSAVTPESANGPKDQAAAAEPSGGAKGPAGAPEPAETAKDPEGAPNPTERAGDPAAAPEPMEGATDPAATPEPMEGATDPAATPEHIFEDALEPMEISKEPAAASPELPGVSFRDSERQPPGTVTTYGISVLREAFKKLSDSQDSDALFTKLDETDFSFPKQLSPSVSHRTKRRKEEESQDSEISPKGKRLLTVSKLVMEQDRQCSKSSESPDSSQEPVVSSASRPVQKLHEQPVSTKSAKSFQGRWNSSFGEEEKDCWSDEDELFSDAASIGAMSHNTTVFGSKKQKWTIQESEWIKEGVKKFGEGRWKAICQKYPFQNRTAVMVKDRWRTMKKLGIL; this is encoded by the exons ATGGTGGGGaagcgggggcgggcggcgcggcgggaggggatggcggcgcggggcggcctCTGCGAGGAGACGGTGAACGGCTGGGTGCTGCAGTTCTACTTCCACCAGGCCATGGCGGCCTACCGCTCCGGGCGGAACCGCGACTTCCGCCAGCTCCGCGACGTCATGCAGG CGCTGCTTGTTCGGCCCCTGGAGAAGGAGCCTGTGGTGGCCCAGATGCTGCGCATAATGCAGCTCCTGTCACGGATCGAGGAAGGCGAGAACCTCG ATTGCACCTTCGATAAAGAGTCGGAGCTCACCCCTCTCGAATCGGCGCTCGGAGTCCTGGAGCTCATTCAGAGGGAGTTCTCTGTGGCTGAGAAGACGATGGAAACTGTTCAGAAGATGGTGAAGGAAGCT gCTGTTATTGTCTGCATCAAAAACAGAGAGTTTGATAAAGCATCAAAAATTGTCAAGAGGCACATGGGGAAGGAGCCCAAAGGCCAG AAAAAGAGGAACGAGTTGCTGGCTGTCATCCGGGAGAAGAATTTCACACATCCAGTGGTCAAAAACTTCTCCTACAAGAACTTCCAGCAGAGCGTGTTTCAGTTCCTGAAGGCCTACGTGGATGATTCGGAGCCACTGCTGCTCACG ATAATGAAAAAGACTTTGAATTCAAAACGTGCCAGAGAACCGAAATACTCCGCAGTGACTCCTGAGTCTGCAAATGGGCCAAAGgaccaggcagctgctgcagagccctcGGGAGGGGCAAAGGGCCCGGCAGGAGCTCCAGAGCCTGCTGAAACAGCGAAAGACCCAGAGGGAGCTCCCAACCCCACAGAAAGGGCAGGCgaccctgcagcagctcctgagccTATGGAAGGAGCTACTGACCCAGCAGCAACTCCCGAGCCTATGGAAGGAGCTACTGACCCAGCAGCAACTCCTGAACATATATTCGAAGATGCCTTAGAGCCTATGGAAATATCTaaagagccagcagcagcatctccagaACTTCCAGGAGTGTCCTTCAGGGACTCGGAAAG gCAGCCCCCTGGAACCGTAACCACATACGGGATTTCTGTTCTGAGAGAAGCTTTCAAGAAGCTGTCGGACTCCCAGGATTCTGATGCGCTCTTCACCAAACTGGATGAAACagacttttctttccccaagcAACTGTCTCCTTCTGTATCCCACAGAACCAAGAGAcggaaggaagaggagagtcAAGATTCTGAAATATCCCCTAAGGGCAAACGCTTGTTGACCGTAAGCAAACTGGTCATGGAGCAAGACAGACAGTGCAGCAAGTCGAGTGAGAGCCCAGACTCTTCCCAGGAGCCAGTTGTATCGTCTGCTTCCAGACCTGTTCAGAAATTGCATGAGCAGCCTGTCTCTACTAAGAGTGCCAA GTCCTTCCAAGGACGGTGGAACAGCTCCTTTGGcgaagaagaaaaagactgtTGGAGTGACGAGGATGAGCTCTTCTCAGATGCAG CATCGATTGGGGCAATGAGCCACAACACTACAGTCTTCGGTTCCAAGAAACAG AAATGGACAATACAAGAGAGCGAGTGGATCAAAGAGGGCGTGAAGAAGTTTGGAGAAGGGAGATGGAAGGCCATTTGCCAGAAGTACCCCTTCCAGAACCGCACGGCAGTGATGGTCAAGGACCGCTGGCGGACCATGAAGAAGCTGGGAATCCTTTAA